aggagaagtgctcactaacacagatttagacagatttgtgaacaatatttgagagaaataggccttttctgtacatagaaaaagtcttaaatctttgagttcagctcatgaaaaatgggggcaaaaacaaaagtgctgtGTTTATAagtttggtcagtgtatataagTCAGGGATATTCAATTAAAGTTCCAAGTTCCTAAATATTCTTCCAAGCAGAGTTCTATCCTAGGCATCTAACAGCAATTTTCCCAATTATAAttagatattttaagaacaggTGAATAGTCCACTCTATTAGTTTATGTTGCTTAATGACATATTGTGTCAATAAAGCTTTCTGGTGCAAACAGTGAAACTCTTCTTGCAGCTGCTGTTCATTTCTGCTGTGGTGTGCAGTGTGAATGCTGTAAGCTGTTAACATGGGTGCAGATATAAACATATGAAACAAATGTCAGCAATATTTCATCAGTGTCTAGTTTTAAATACCTTTTTCTCTGTCCGCTGTTCTGAAGCTGATGCAATGTCATGATTTTTATGTTCATTAACCGTACAcagcacacatatacatttctgGTCAGTGCAACAGAAAACTGGCAGATCATCTCCTGCAGTCGTCCAGTGGCATCAGTCACTTTGTGTCTCTTTCCTTTAAAcaaactctcatgttgttcaaggTGATTCTGACAGTAAGAGTTCAGACACATCAGACAGGACTTGACAGCTTTGTATTTTCTTCCAGTACAGACGTCACACTGCACATCTCCAGCTCCAGCGTAACagtcagcaggaagtttggtcttcttcagtttctccaccaCTTCAGTCAGCATGGTGTTTCTAGCTAAAGCAGGTCTTGGactgaaggtctgtctgcactgagggcagctgtagactctcATCTGATCCTCCTGATCCCAGCGGTTAGTAATGCAGCtcttacagtaactgtgtccacactGGATGGTCACTGGATCCTCCAGTAGATCCTGACACACTGGACACATGAACTCATCCTGAAAAATTGTGGCTTTTGCCATTTTACTGCTTGAATACATGAACTACACTTCAGTTTCTCTTTCTCTGAGCACACGTGCTTCCTGTTTCCTGGTTCTGTGTTTGAGTGATGCGGTGTAGGGGAGTAACTAGTTGCATGTAACgtcatttaaattacaaaataaagttacgccatttaatttacaaaataaatgtaattgtaattagttacagttactgagaagaAATTGAAGTTAAAGTTAAATGTCAATAATTACAAAgggtttttttctgaatttactgtaaattaacagttttttttctaaggcactGTTGGAtatcagtgtttcctgtcatagctgtgcaaagatttgatttcaaaaaacagtatcatagctattaaacttgTATTATAAAAGGAAAAGTTGGAAAGTCAAcctctttaataaaaaataaaaaatgtactcaaagaTGAAGAAACTCCCATTTACAGACCTGGTAACCTTGGAAACATTTTTGAGTACCACTAGTGTCACAGAAAGGGACACAGGGCTGGGGCTTTGATGgataatgtcaaaattgtaattCTGCATTATGCTAAATTTGATGCAAGATATTTTCCAAAGCTTGGTACTCAGGGTGTGCACTTAGTCACAAACACATTTGTGCTATTCCTGTCATACAGTATTTTAGAGAAACAGTAGGGATTCAACAATACAGTTAGCCAATAGTTCATTAAatacctacattttttttttttttttttttttttttgatttaaaatgcaatttaaaaaaaactgcagtacaCTTCTGTACACTTTAGAAAAATATGGATTGTCACATGCCTGCTTCAAATTTCATCAAATTTCTTTTGATAgaagaattatttttaatgaattgtaCATTATTTACCACTATAAACACATGTAATGACTTTTTTACTCATATTGGACACCAGCGGGTGCCTAGATCAGAAACTCCtcaacaaaaagaaaattaccaTGGTTTTATGTCTGTTTTCCATTCCGGACTGACACCACCTGTGCAGattaactgtttttgcagtgttcagggaaagcacctccgcagcacgttcttaacataagagaaagatacagtcatttctgcttacTGCTTTTTTTCTGCAGTGAATTTTActgagatattttcagagatgatagacaagaagttatagaataataatttaatgaaaacctaattttgacaaaaaaatctcatttgACCTATTTTTTGAAGTTCCTGAAAGCGTCCCAGTGCGACATCTGACAGGTTTTCCCACATCgcatcacatatatatatttatgccatttgtataaccacagttgtacaaataccatggttaaactatggtcaGTGTAGTGTCACTACAAAATGAAAGGAGGACACAGCGAAGTGCAGTTTTAGATATAATTTATTGACTAAAGGTCACAtcatataaaaaagaaattaaatgaaataaactaaaccaaacaaaatgAAGCTCAAACAAAAAAAGGGCACCACCATCCACAGTAacacaaagttttattttataataaatttgtgGTCTAGGGGTATGATTCTCACTTTGGGTTCAGATCCCAGACGAGCCCCCACATTCGTCATTGTCATTTGGTCCAGTAGTGAGCCAATCGCTAAAGTGAGGGAGATCTCCTCCCTATTAGGCGTTGTTTTTAAGTTGGAGCACATGCAAAACTGCAAAAAGTGTGTGGCGCTATGCAATGCATCCGCTAACCATGTACAATAGAGTGGGATCAGTCACCCACACAGCGCTGATGAACCTGCACTGCGCTTCTGCCACAATGTAAAGTGATAAACAGCGCAAGTCGCTTGATCCATTCAGATGTCACACAGAACTGTGTTATACAGCCGTGTGTAATAAGAACATTAAAGATTTTGTAGTGATGCTGGCTGAAAACAGACACAACAATGTAAACTGCATGACAAGGTAAATTGGAAAATGGCAATACATGGGCGTGTCAATTCAGCACCATAGTAATTTATGGCAGAGGTCTGTTCCTGGGGACCCACTATCCTGAAGAGTTTGGCTacaactctaatcaaacacacctgaagcgGCCAGTCAAGCTCCTCAAGACTGGTTGAAAATTGCAGGCAGGTGTGCTGAAGCAGGTTGAAAATAGACTTTCCAGGAGAGTGGGTCCCCAGGAGCAGGGTCGAAGACCTCTGTGTTTTGGCAGAAATGTATTTACTATAAATGTTACtgttattacttattttaaatattgggAAATACTTCACTTTTATAGAAGGTATTTTTATAGTTCTACCAGAAAGACTGGGAAGTGATGACtcaaaagtatttatttgactaaaccaatacataaaaacagaattctTTGGCCACAGAGGGAAAGGCCCCAATGGACCACAGAGGGAGAGGCCCTGACAGGCAACTGGAGTGAAAGACAAAGATAGACCATAGAAAGAAATCCTGGGCAGGCTATAGATAGAAGGGCCACGAGAAATGGACTGCAGAGAAAGGCTAAGATAAGTCATAGAGAGAAAACCTCAAAAGATTGTTAGGAGTAATATGAATAGGTATTGCACCTCCACCAGTGTTTGCATTAGATTACCATGAGGATAACTTGATAATATTTGCTGAGCCTTCGAGATGATTTGTGGTT
The sequence above is drawn from the Labeo rohita strain BAU-BD-2019 chromosome 16, IGBB_LRoh.1.0, whole genome shotgun sequence genome and encodes:
- the LOC127178199 gene encoding E3 ubiquitin/ISG15 ligase TRIM25-like; translation: MYSSSKMAKATIFQDEFMCPVCQDLLEDPVTIQCGHSYCKSCITNRWDQEDQMRVYSCPQCRQTFSPRPALARNTMLTEVVEKLKKTKLPADCYAGAGDVQCDVCTGRKYKAVKSCLMCLNSYCQNHLEQHESLFKGKRHKVTDATGRLQEMICQFSVALTRNVYVCCVRLMNIKIMTLHQLQNSGQRKRSS